One segment of Arcanobacterium phocae DNA contains the following:
- a CDS encoding MgtC/SapB family protein — translation MWNVLSVEDFMTGAVSLLITTVLCFLLGVERYYHNKDAGVKTHVLVGMGACLFTLVSIHGFSSTTVPLDPSRLAAQIVSGVGFLGAGVIFVNNDTVKGLTTAATIWISAAIGVACGAGMSLLAVATLIIHYLLIFAIGPLANKIPSTHHLDRTVVEYEAGLGVMRRILVVATSLGYKVMVNSTSVIETENGTGMRAVMKFDGPYPRHTLHERLASLEGVNAVDEVTRAELD, via the coding sequence ATGTGGAACGTACTAAGTGTAGAAGATTTTATGACCGGCGCAGTAAGTCTGCTAATCACCACTGTTTTGTGTTTCCTTCTTGGCGTTGAACGCTACTATCACAATAAAGATGCCGGCGTGAAAACACATGTGCTCGTTGGCATGGGTGCCTGTCTCTTTACCCTCGTATCAATTCACGGATTTTCTTCTACAACTGTCCCACTTGATCCTTCTCGTCTAGCTGCTCAAATCGTTTCCGGAGTTGGCTTCCTTGGCGCAGGCGTTATTTTTGTCAATAACGATACGGTTAAAGGGCTCACCACCGCTGCAACGATCTGGATCTCGGCAGCAATTGGCGTCGCCTGTGGTGCTGGCATGTCACTTCTAGCCGTTGCTACGCTCATTATCCACTACCTGCTTATCTTCGCTATTGGCCCACTAGCTAACAAAATTCCCAGCACCCACCACTTAGACCGCACCGTCGTCGAATATGAGGCTGGTCTAGGAGTCATGCGCCGTATCCTCGTAGTCGCCACCAGCTTAGGATACAAAGTCATGGTGAATTCAACATCGGTGATCGAAACTGAAAATGGCACTGGTATGCGAGCCGTCATGAAATTCGACGGCCCCTATCCCCGTCACACTCTTCACGAACGGTTAGCCAGTCTCGAGGGTGTTAACGCAGTTGACGAAGTGACCCGGGCTGAATTAGATTAA
- a CDS encoding arsenate-mycothiol transferase ArsC — translation MSSQEEESMSRPAILFACKQNAGRSQMAAAIASQDPRVTVLSAGTTPADEVHPQTVTALAEIGLSVHQKPALLSNDVLEQADWVITMGCGETCPIYPGKHYEDWDVSDPANQSLDQVRIIRDDIAGRVADLINRIMLAQ, via the coding sequence ATGTCTAGCCAGGAAGAAGAATCCATGTCCCGCCCCGCCATTCTATTCGCATGCAAACAAAATGCTGGACGTTCGCAAATGGCTGCCGCAATAGCGAGTCAAGACCCACGCGTAACTGTGCTCTCAGCAGGAACTACCCCAGCTGATGAAGTTCATCCACAAACGGTCACGGCGCTTGCAGAAATCGGTCTGAGTGTTCATCAAAAACCGGCACTGCTATCTAATGATGTCCTAGAACAGGCCGATTGGGTGATTACCATGGGGTGCGGTGAAACTTGCCCAATCTATCCGGGAAAACATTACGAAGACTGGGACGTATCAGACCCTGCTAATCAATCATTGGATCAAGTCCGAATCATTCGAGATGATATTGCCGGCCGGGTAGCAGACTTGATCAACCGGATCATGTTAGCTCAGTGA
- a CDS encoding permease produces the protein MNSPIYDVLTFFLVDTIKIFALLIAIIFALSFLRASTNMDKIRDFLAARGLFLGLFLAAVLGAVTPFCSCSSIPLFVGFISARVPIPIALTFLVSSPLISETAAVLIGIEFGWDVALAYVLTAVLLSMFLGWVASFLPLEKWVEDFVLTTPVGLLRMATQTPSLAQRRTAAWGEVKSIVGKVWPWIIFGVALGSVIHGWVPAHYFADYVTADNLFAVPLATILGTPLYANGGAVVPIGQALWTKGIPLGTVMSFMMGAIALSVPEAIMLRRVMKPCLLVLYFVTVMIGIMAIGYLFNIVYV, from the coding sequence ATGAATTCACCTATCTACGACGTCCTTACTTTCTTCCTTGTCGACACCATCAAAATTTTTGCCCTTCTCATAGCAATCATTTTTGCGCTCAGCTTCCTGCGCGCAAGCACCAACATGGACAAAATCCGTGACTTCCTAGCAGCTCGTGGACTTTTCCTTGGCCTTTTCCTCGCCGCTGTCTTAGGCGCCGTTACCCCGTTCTGTTCATGCTCTTCAATCCCGTTGTTCGTCGGTTTCATCTCTGCTCGCGTCCCCATACCAATTGCCTTAACCTTCTTGGTTTCTTCACCCCTTATTAGCGAAACAGCAGCGGTGCTTATTGGTATCGAGTTTGGGTGGGACGTCGCGTTAGCCTACGTATTAACTGCGGTTCTTTTATCTATGTTTCTTGGCTGGGTCGCGTCATTCTTGCCACTAGAAAAATGGGTGGAAGATTTCGTTTTGACGACGCCGGTGGGACTGTTGCGAATGGCAACGCAAACTCCTTCACTAGCGCAACGGCGCACGGCAGCATGGGGTGAAGTAAAAAGCATAGTTGGCAAAGTCTGGCCCTGGATTATTTTTGGCGTCGCCCTCGGCTCTGTCATCCATGGCTGGGTGCCAGCTCATTACTTTGCTGATTATGTTACGGCAGATAATCTCTTTGCAGTTCCTCTAGCAACTATCTTGGGTACCCCGCTGTATGCCAACGGTGGTGCAGTCGTCCCAATCGGTCAAGCACTGTGGACAAAGGGCATCCCACTGGGAACCGTCATGTCTTTTATGATGGGAGCAATAGCATTATCGGTTCCCGAAGCAATAATGCTTCGACGGGTGATGAAACCATGCCTTCTTGTTCTCTACTTTGTCACCGTCATGATTGGAATCATGGCAATCGGTTACTTGTTTAATATTGTTTATGTCTAG
- a CDS encoding ArsR/SmtB family transcription factor, with protein MDANKTATEIAEGSALFGALADPIRLDIFHRLSAGGKCVCNLQTAPPIPDNLLSYHLRILRDAGLVVSERRGRRVFYQLAPGILDRLHNCLPMSAPTTDQSA; from the coding sequence ATGGATGCTAACAAAACTGCAACCGAAATTGCCGAAGGAAGCGCATTATTTGGAGCCCTTGCCGATCCGATTCGGCTCGATATTTTCCATCGTTTAAGTGCTGGTGGCAAATGCGTATGCAACCTCCAAACCGCCCCTCCTATCCCAGACAACCTCTTGTCCTATCATCTTCGCATTTTGCGAGATGCCGGACTTGTTGTCAGTGAACGCCGGGGGCGCCGTGTCTTTTACCAGCTAGCTCCTGGCATCCTCGATCGTCTCCACAACTGTCTGCCCATGTCTGCTCCGACCACTGACCAAAGCGCATGA
- the brnQ gene encoding branched-chain amino acid transport system II carrier protein, whose protein sequence is MTANKRTVLIASLALFAMFFGAGNLIVPVMIGAHAGVNSWSAALGFVSTGVLLPVLSMVAMSTKRSHEKRLADRLGARLGLVITTLIFLFTGMVYAIPRVGAVSYEMAIGPFMPTANPWASTIALFVYSALFFAVASLLVLRPAMVMKGVGAWLTPALLILLFIVIAGAWTLPVVDIKPDPNYAHAPITEGFIQGYFTMDALAALMFGGVVIGSLKAAGLSKQQVHRGTAVAGLLAGIFLTIVYVGLVRVGQVGTGENGATLTAHVTRELFGPVGQGVFGLIVILACFTTAIGLLDASVEYFHDLIPAITRSQWLLIAAVVSFSLTNLGLTRILAIVAPANQFLYPLVMVLVIVSLVDLLVSAQLYFAYRIPAWTTAVLALLEALYTTEVKFFAPLRYLLDSFPAGHLQMAWVVPAAATLLIGIGLDWQRLTKGR, encoded by the coding sequence ATGACAGCGAACAAGCGCACTGTATTGATCGCGAGCTTAGCTTTATTCGCCATGTTTTTCGGCGCTGGAAACCTTATCGTCCCGGTGATGATAGGTGCACATGCCGGTGTTAACTCATGGAGCGCAGCCCTCGGATTCGTCTCAACCGGAGTTCTGTTACCCGTGTTGTCAATGGTGGCGATGTCAACCAAGCGTTCACATGAAAAGCGCTTAGCTGATCGACTCGGCGCTCGGCTTGGTCTAGTCATTACTACCTTGATTTTCCTTTTCACCGGCATGGTGTACGCGATTCCGCGTGTGGGTGCGGTCAGCTACGAGATGGCTATCGGTCCCTTCATGCCGACGGCGAACCCGTGGGCCAGCACAATAGCTTTATTTGTCTATTCAGCGTTGTTCTTTGCCGTTGCATCCCTTTTAGTGCTACGGCCTGCCATGGTTATGAAAGGGGTGGGAGCCTGGCTGACCCCAGCTCTTCTTATCCTCCTATTCATAGTGATCGCCGGGGCTTGGACACTTCCAGTGGTAGATATAAAACCAGATCCGAACTATGCTCATGCGCCTATAACAGAAGGCTTTATCCAGGGCTATTTCACGATGGATGCGCTCGCGGCATTAATGTTCGGTGGCGTAGTGATCGGTAGCTTGAAAGCTGCAGGTTTGTCAAAACAGCAGGTTCATCGCGGAACTGCGGTAGCCGGACTGCTAGCCGGCATATTTCTCACCATTGTTTATGTTGGTTTAGTGCGAGTTGGCCAGGTAGGAACAGGCGAGAACGGAGCTACACTTACCGCGCATGTTACTCGGGAATTGTTTGGTCCAGTTGGCCAAGGGGTGTTCGGGCTAATCGTTATTTTGGCTTGTTTTACTACTGCTATCGGTTTGTTGGACGCATCAGTTGAGTATTTCCACGATCTGATCCCTGCAATTACGCGCTCTCAGTGGCTACTCATTGCTGCCGTGGTCTCCTTTTCTCTCACCAATTTAGGGCTGACGCGCATTCTTGCTATTGTGGCACCTGCGAATCAGTTCCTATATCCACTCGTCATGGTTCTGGTGATCGTGTCACTGGTGGATTTGCTGGTATCTGCACAGCTGTATTTCGCTTATCGCATTCCAGCGTGGACTACTGCTGTTTTAGCTCTGTTAGAAGCTTTATACACAACGGAGGTCAAGTTTTTTGCGCCGTTACGCTATCTGCTCGACTCGTTCCCTGCCGGGCATCTGCAAATGGCATGGGTGGTTCCGGCGGCGGCTACATTACTTATCGGAATTGGCCTAGACTGGCAACGACTTACCAAGGGGCGTTAA
- the brnQ gene encoding branched-chain amino acid transport system II carrier protein, translated as MFSHSTKSIIFAGFALFAMFFGAGNLILPAMIGVEAGGYAYPAVFGFVLTGAVLTVAGMIAAGSLNPGETRLADRVGPRFGLIFTTVLFVATAMLYPTPRVAAVSFEMAAVPIVGSGHLQLFFYTVVFFGICYVLVRQPAKIIERIGGFLTPVLIVLLIVLVVASYTLPDLNHEPIERYVHAPIANGLIEGYFTMDSLATLMYGPVIVGALAAAGFSGAKLRRGMAGASILAGSLLAACYIGLVHLGAVGNGANGAVVVTSVSHELFGRTGQLVFGLIIFLACLTTALGLLASSSDYFHKLFPKISQHTWLLIHLAVVFPLSNLGLETILSLVAPLNQLLYPITISIIVVALLDMALPKSRTLVWSYRLGTYTAVVLAIPEALNSTGIRAFAPLRTVLDLFPMGHLQMAWVVPTLLAIIIGLLYDLAGDRARRTVEA; from the coding sequence ATGTTTTCTCACTCAACTAAATCAATCATATTTGCTGGTTTTGCACTATTTGCAATGTTCTTTGGGGCTGGAAATCTGATCCTTCCGGCAATGATCGGGGTAGAAGCAGGTGGCTACGCCTACCCAGCTGTCTTTGGCTTTGTACTGACCGGTGCAGTGCTAACTGTAGCCGGAATGATAGCTGCCGGTTCGCTTAATCCTGGAGAAACCCGTCTAGCTGACCGAGTAGGTCCGCGTTTTGGCCTTATCTTTACCACAGTATTGTTCGTTGCCACTGCGATGCTCTACCCAACTCCGCGAGTAGCCGCAGTCAGCTTTGAAATGGCGGCAGTGCCGATAGTGGGTTCCGGTCATCTCCAGCTGTTTTTCTATACTGTGGTTTTCTTCGGAATCTGCTATGTCTTGGTTCGCCAGCCAGCAAAAATTATTGAGCGCATCGGTGGATTCTTAACTCCGGTTCTCATCGTATTGTTGATTGTGCTCGTTGTAGCTTCCTATACCTTGCCAGATTTAAACCACGAACCGATCGAGCGTTATGTGCATGCTCCCATCGCAAATGGACTTATCGAAGGCTATTTCACGATGGATTCCTTAGCGACGCTCATGTATGGACCGGTGATCGTAGGAGCTTTAGCTGCGGCTGGTTTTTCGGGAGCTAAACTTCGCCGAGGAATGGCCGGGGCATCGATCCTCGCAGGATCATTATTGGCAGCTTGCTACATCGGGTTAGTTCACTTGGGAGCGGTTGGCAATGGTGCCAACGGTGCCGTTGTTGTTACGTCGGTTTCCCATGAACTGTTCGGGCGTACTGGGCAGCTTGTTTTCGGACTGATTATCTTCCTTGCATGTTTGACGACGGCGTTGGGCTTGCTGGCATCGTCGTCGGACTACTTCCACAAGCTGTTCCCGAAGATCTCGCAACATACTTGGTTATTAATTCACTTGGCGGTTGTTTTTCCGCTGTCTAATCTTGGCCTGGAAACAATTTTGTCGCTGGTTGCACCACTGAACCAACTTCTGTACCCAATCACGATTTCCATCATCGTGGTTGCCTTGCTTGACATGGCCCTGCCGAAGTCTCGTACATTGGTGTGGTCATACCGGCTAGGAACATACACCGCCGTGGTGCTGGCAATTCCCGAAGCTCTCAACTCAACTGGGATACGTGCTTTTGCACCGCTTCGTACCGTACTAGACCTATTCCCGATGGGGCACCTGCAGATGGCGTGGGTTGTTCCCACATTATTAGCAATTATTATTGGCTTGCTTTACGATCTTGCAGGTGATCGGGCGCGCCGCACAGTGGAGGCATAA
- the brnQ gene encoding branched-chain amino acid transport system II carrier protein has protein sequence MTPNRLILVTSLALFAMFFGAGNLIIPVMIGVDAGHLSWIAAIGFICSGVLLPAMSMVALASKRKEEKRLADRLGAPIGLVLTTAIFLSCGMIYGIPRVGAVSFEFAVAPLVNDSQWALAIYLFVFFAVAYTLARRPAKMVRHIGMVLTPTLLVLLAALVIASFTVPVINTEASPQFSSSPVAGGFIQGYFTMDALAALVFGGVIVASFAAAGHADRQLQKSTALAGVTAGLLLSVVYLGLIRVGLVGSGSNGAEVISGVAHQIFGRSGQMLFGAIVVLACLTTTLGLIAAFVHYFHELVPNVSAHAWLVICVSVSFALANLGLERILAVVAPLNQLLYPMVICLIVVSLVDLVVPIRLLWSYRAPAWIAGVLAVVEALYTTGISLFMPVREWLNLLPMGQLHMAWVVPALVGLFVGVGMDYANRNGHSNRANPGDKFVTA, from the coding sequence ATGACGCCGAATCGGCTAATCCTCGTCACTAGTTTGGCATTATTTGCCATGTTCTTCGGCGCCGGAAATCTTATCATTCCGGTGATGATTGGAGTTGACGCGGGACATCTTTCGTGGATAGCTGCGATCGGTTTCATCTGTTCTGGGGTCCTGCTTCCGGCGATGTCCATGGTGGCGTTAGCATCCAAACGCAAGGAAGAGAAACGGTTAGCTGATCGGCTCGGAGCGCCGATAGGCCTGGTGTTAACAACTGCGATTTTCTTATCCTGCGGAATGATCTACGGTATTCCACGAGTAGGCGCCGTCAGCTTCGAATTTGCGGTGGCTCCATTGGTGAATGATTCACAGTGGGCGTTAGCGATTTATCTCTTTGTCTTTTTCGCCGTCGCTTATACGTTGGCTCGGCGGCCAGCGAAAATGGTTCGTCACATCGGGATGGTGCTGACCCCGACCTTGCTCGTTTTGCTAGCGGCCCTAGTGATTGCATCATTTACCGTGCCGGTGATCAACACAGAAGCCTCACCGCAGTTTTCATCATCGCCAGTTGCCGGTGGTTTTATCCAGGGCTATTTCACGATGGATGCATTAGCTGCACTTGTTTTCGGCGGAGTTATTGTGGCATCGTTTGCAGCCGCAGGACACGCCGATCGGCAGTTGCAAAAATCTACAGCACTAGCCGGGGTTACTGCGGGGTTACTGCTATCTGTGGTCTATCTTGGGTTGATTCGCGTTGGACTAGTAGGCTCTGGATCTAACGGTGCTGAAGTGATTTCCGGTGTTGCTCATCAAATTTTTGGACGCTCGGGCCAAATGCTTTTTGGCGCCATTGTTGTGCTGGCGTGTTTGACGACGACGTTGGGTCTCATCGCGGCTTTTGTGCATTACTTCCATGAGTTGGTGCCGAATGTGTCGGCGCACGCTTGGCTAGTCATATGCGTCTCGGTCTCATTCGCATTGGCGAATTTGGGATTGGAACGGATTTTAGCGGTAGTCGCGCCACTTAATCAGTTGTTGTATCCCATGGTCATTTGTCTGATCGTGGTGTCTCTAGTTGATCTTGTTGTGCCGATCCGATTGTTGTGGAGTTACCGTGCACCGGCCTGGATTGCGGGAGTACTCGCAGTAGTTGAAGCTCTCTATACAACAGGGATTTCGCTGTTTATGCCAGTGCGTGAGTGGCTTAATCTTCTCCCTATGGGACAATTACACATGGCGTGGGTAGTGCCAGCACTTGTTGGTTTGTTTGTCGGGGTTGGCATGGACTATGCCAACCGTAATGGGCACAGTAATCGTGCCAACCCCGGCGATAAATTTGTTACAGCGTAG
- a CDS encoding NifB/NifX family molybdenum-iron cluster-binding protein, protein MIRTTDLHIAININGTHVGSGLGKAHTMAVATITDNTIVSWDEYEVGWDALHGQGPEGTHHGRIVRFMREHNVDVVITGHMGAPMLNTITKLGVKPVIDIIGDARQAALNVAATL, encoded by the coding sequence ATGATACGTACAACAGACCTTCATATTGCAATTAACATCAACGGAACACACGTAGGAAGCGGACTGGGCAAAGCTCATACCATGGCAGTTGCTACGATTACTGACAACACTATCGTTTCCTGGGACGAGTACGAAGTTGGCTGGGATGCGCTTCACGGTCAAGGGCCAGAAGGAACCCATCACGGTCGAATCGTGCGCTTTATGCGAGAACACAATGTCGACGTCGTAATCACTGGACATATGGGAGCACCAATGCTCAACACCATCACGAAACTTGGCGTCAAACCAGTCATAGATATTATTGGTGATGCCCGTCAGGCAGCTCTCAACGTCGCCGCTACGCTGTAA
- a CDS encoding transporter substrate-binding domain-containing protein — protein sequence MSITKRASSLIVAALALVACSTSASAPSGKLLDETRQARTIMVGTEGTYRPYSYTDEKGNLTGIEIDIMKLLAHDLGAEVNFTVAPWDGLIAGVDAGKYPVVINNLAVSSERQAKYDFSQPYTRDVGRFAVRQDSPLVSITDLAHHKAAQSTTSNLGMLARDKFNLDILPVDGFAQAIDLVAAGRADTTLNSLVTFKLYQESNPDASIRLLDGEVETPGCCSILVKKGEDAFVTALNDAIEKRLEDGSIAEITKKYVGEDISARPQVKAK from the coding sequence ATGTCTATCACCAAACGAGCTAGTTCCCTTATCGTTGCTGCCTTAGCACTTGTTGCATGTTCTACATCGGCATCAGCTCCTTCTGGGAAACTGTTGGACGAAACGCGGCAGGCGCGAACCATTATGGTTGGCACTGAAGGCACATACCGTCCGTATTCGTATACTGATGAGAAGGGGAATCTCACTGGTATCGAAATTGATATCATGAAACTTCTTGCCCACGATCTTGGGGCGGAAGTTAATTTTACGGTGGCTCCGTGGGATGGATTGATCGCCGGGGTTGACGCAGGAAAGTATCCGGTTGTCATTAATAATCTGGCGGTATCATCGGAACGTCAGGCAAAATATGATTTCTCCCAACCTTATACTCGTGATGTGGGGCGTTTTGCGGTTCGGCAGGATTCCCCATTAGTATCGATCACTGACCTCGCTCATCACAAAGCGGCGCAAAGTACCACCTCGAACCTAGGAATGCTGGCGCGGGATAAGTTCAACTTGGACATTCTTCCTGTTGATGGTTTTGCCCAGGCAATAGACCTCGTTGCTGCTGGCCGTGCTGACACAACGCTCAATTCGTTAGTGACATTTAAGCTCTACCAAGAGAGTAATCCGGATGCTTCGATCCGTCTGTTAGATGGTGAAGTTGAAACCCCAGGATGCTGCTCGATCTTGGTTAAGAAGGGTGAGGATGCATTTGTGACTGCCTTGAATGATGCTATCGAGAAGCGTCTTGAAGACGGCTCGATTGCTGAGATTACCAAGAAATACGTCGGTGAGGATATTTCAGCACGCCCCCAGGTGAAGGCAAAATGA
- a CDS encoding amino acid ABC transporter permease: MSNAIDLWIQSFPTLFAATVTVTIPLAVISFIIALMLGAMVAVVRFERVVVLAQLGAIYVWIFRGTPLLVQLFIVFYGLPRAGIVLDAWPVAIMTLGLNAGAYTAEALRSGLKSVPHGQWEAGQSLNLSHRQILWSIVAPQAFRIAIPPLSSDFIDLVKGTSLVSSITLVDVFLRSQQLAAVTFEPLLLYVEVAFIYLVINSALTAGQHWLERRTSKYVEAR, translated from the coding sequence ATGAGCAACGCTATCGATTTATGGATTCAATCATTCCCGACGCTATTTGCAGCTACAGTGACGGTCACTATCCCGCTGGCTGTTATATCATTTATTATTGCTCTCATGCTCGGAGCGATGGTAGCAGTTGTACGTTTTGAACGCGTGGTCGTGCTAGCCCAATTAGGGGCCATTTATGTGTGGATTTTCCGTGGCACACCGTTGCTCGTTCAACTTTTTATTGTCTTTTACGGATTACCACGTGCTGGAATTGTCCTCGATGCGTGGCCGGTCGCCATCATGACGCTAGGCCTGAACGCTGGCGCATATACTGCTGAGGCGTTGCGGTCCGGTCTAAAATCTGTTCCGCATGGACAGTGGGAAGCTGGGCAGTCGTTAAATCTGTCGCATCGTCAAATCTTGTGGTCGATTGTGGCACCGCAGGCGTTCCGAATTGCTATTCCGCCGCTTTCTTCAGATTTCATTGACTTGGTGAAGGGAACATCTCTGGTTTCTTCGATTACCCTTGTCGATGTTTTCTTACGAAGCCAACAATTGGCTGCGGTAACGTTTGAGCCGTTACTGTTGTATGTGGAAGTGGCATTTATTTATCTTGTCATTAATTCTGCGCTTACTGCGGGTCAGCATTGGCTTGAGCGGCGCACATCTAAGTACGTGGAGGCACGCTGA
- a CDS encoding amino acid ABC transporter ATP-binding protein, whose amino-acid sequence MMRVDSLTKRFVSKDGDDVVALNAVSVDFDPQQTTVILGPSGSGKSTLLRTLNVLETPDAGTLTVSDRTVDFSGAVTAEDKRAIRRHSAMVFQDFQLFSHLRVIDNVALGPIKALGLDKSQAHDRARKLLAQVGLAGREDSYPYQLSGGQKQRVAIARALAMEPEFLLCDEPTSALDPELAAEVRRVLAEVARGNTALIMVTHDLAFARNIADRIIFLADGAIEFDGSADEFFVTTQERIVQFRHVFDS is encoded by the coding sequence ATGATGCGAGTCGATTCGTTAACAAAACGTTTCGTATCAAAAGATGGGGACGACGTCGTTGCGCTCAACGCAGTGAGTGTCGATTTTGATCCGCAACAGACAACCGTTATCTTAGGCCCCTCTGGTTCTGGTAAATCGACGTTGTTACGTACCTTGAACGTGCTAGAAACGCCAGATGCTGGAACACTGACGGTGAGTGACCGCACTGTTGATTTTTCGGGGGCAGTGACGGCGGAAGACAAGCGTGCGATTCGTCGTCATTCCGCAATGGTATTCCAAGACTTTCAGCTGTTTTCTCATTTGCGGGTTATCGATAATGTTGCGCTAGGACCAATAAAAGCGCTGGGCTTAGACAAGTCTCAGGCCCATGACCGGGCACGAAAACTATTAGCGCAGGTAGGCCTTGCTGGCCGTGAGGATTCGTATCCCTACCAGCTTTCTGGCGGACAAAAACAGCGAGTGGCCATTGCACGTGCATTGGCTATGGAACCGGAGTTCTTATTGTGTGATGAGCCAACATCGGCACTCGATCCGGAGTTGGCTGCGGAAGTCCGCCGGGTACTTGCCGAGGTTGCTCGCGGCAATACTGCCTTAATTATGGTGACTCATGATTTGGCGTTCGCTCGCAATATTGCTGACCGAATTATTTTCCTAGCAGATGGAGCAATTGAATTTGACGGCTCAGCGGACGAGTTTTTTGTAACTACGCAAGAACGGATCGTCCAGTTCCGGCACGTGTTCGATTCCTAA
- a CDS encoding ABC transporter ATP-binding protein — MEHSNPLIQISHVTKKFGRNRAINDLSLDLTGGKITGLIGNNGSGKTTLFKILAGVLSDWDGSVTINGHKPGIHTKPHVAFLPATGFLNQTLTIPQAIDLYQRFFADFDAHKAHDMMEFFQLPFNRTLKEMSKGMGEKVQISLVMARKAHVYLLDEPISGVDPATRATILEGILRNFDDDALLFISTHLVADVEPILDDVVILNNGKLVCYDLIDDLREQYNMSLDQICRKGTLL; from the coding sequence ATGGAGCATAGCAATCCGCTGATCCAGATATCCCACGTGACCAAAAAATTTGGCCGTAACCGCGCAATCAACGATCTATCGTTAGATCTGACTGGAGGCAAAATAACCGGCCTGATTGGAAACAATGGTTCTGGAAAAACAACTCTTTTTAAAATACTGGCAGGCGTCCTTTCTGACTGGGACGGAAGCGTAACAATCAACGGACACAAACCCGGAATACACACAAAGCCTCACGTTGCTTTTCTCCCAGCAACAGGCTTTCTCAACCAGACACTGACAATCCCCCAAGCCATCGATCTCTATCAGCGGTTCTTCGCTGATTTCGATGCGCACAAAGCTCACGACATGATGGAGTTCTTTCAGCTACCGTTCAATCGAACATTGAAAGAAATGTCTAAAGGCATGGGAGAAAAAGTCCAGATATCGCTGGTTATGGCCCGTAAAGCTCACGTATATTTACTCGACGAGCCCATCTCTGGAGTTGATCCAGCCACTCGCGCCACTATTCTGGAAGGAATTTTGCGCAACTTTGACGACGACGCTCTCCTCTTCATCTCAACACATCTCGTTGCCGACGTCGAACCGATTCTCGACGACGTCGTGATCCTCAACAACGGAAAGCTTGTCTGTTACGACCTGATCGACGACCTTCGCGAACAATACAACATGTCACTTGATCAGATCTGCCGGAAAGGAACCTTACTATGA
- a CDS encoding GntR family transcriptional regulator produces the protein MSVDDSRPIWIQLVETFSRNIVTGEWTAGSKIPSVRELALTTGVNPNTIQRALSQLDASGLTVAERTQGRFVTTDRALINDTQQDLASQATDAHIDAVSALGLSLDETVALIRERWASSSS, from the coding sequence ATGTCAGTCGACGACTCCCGCCCCATCTGGATCCAGCTTGTTGAGACATTCAGTCGCAATATTGTGACTGGTGAATGGACTGCTGGATCCAAAATCCCTAGCGTGCGCGAACTTGCGCTCACTACCGGGGTCAACCCGAATACCATCCAACGAGCACTCAGTCAGCTTGACGCATCTGGTCTCACGGTTGCCGAACGCACCCAAGGCCGATTCGTTACCACCGACCGAGCACTTATCAATGACACCCAGCAGGATCTAGCGTCTCAAGCAACAGACGCCCATATCGATGCCGTTAGCGCACTGGGCTTGTCACTTGACGAAACAGTGGCATTGATACGTGAGCGCTGGGCTAGCTCGTCGTCGTAA